In one window of Notolabrus celidotus isolate fNotCel1 chromosome 15, fNotCel1.pri, whole genome shotgun sequence DNA:
- the LOC117826982 gene encoding uncharacterized protein LOC117826982, protein MSHRCVWISGNMSCTRRERSGSPVLSGAHLEQNTHRTASGTRWRVRRKDRHEIASVMSAKAKVLLWVLVSLLPLVEGVHMKAGAAAVGPDSGRSVGLLGSQEEPELPVTLPEVKEDEEQEDDSDPYSTWHALYDPFVIDEVDDHPSNRWAGRSPRSSDPSEPQPKGSPKKKKKRKRKEKEEEEETGRGDRKGKGKNRQLKQSSRDCRVEKREIRVRDLGLGFDSDEIVLFKFCVGSCQSSRTNYDLALKALLENGSLPRRTARKVSNHPCCRPNRYEPVSFMDAQTTWRTIQSLSAASCMCMG, encoded by the exons ATGTCACATCGCTGCGTATGGATATCTGGAAACATGAGCTGCACCAGGCGGGAAAGAAGTGGCTCACCGGTCCTTTCTGGTGCGCATCTGGAGCAAAATACGCACAGGACAGCTA gTGGGACCAGATGGAGAGTTCGGAGGAAGGACAGACATGAGATTGCTTCTGTAATGTCAGCAAAGGCCAAG GTGCTGTTGTGGGTGCTCGTCTCTCTGCTGCCCCTAGTGGAGGGAGTTCATATGAaagctggtgctgctgctgtaggACCAGACTCAGGCCGCTCTGTGGGCCTGTTGGGAAGCCAGGAGGAGCCTGAGCTTCCTGTAACACTGCCAGAGgtgaaggaggatgaggagcagGAAGACGACAGTGACCCTTACTCCACTTGGCATGCTCTCTACG ATCCCTTTGTGATAGATGAGGTGGATGACCATCCCAGTAATCGCTGGGCGGGGCGCTCTCCCCGCTCCTCTGACCCCTCAGAACCTCAACCCAAGGGATcaccaaagaaaaagaagaagaggaagaggaaagaaaaggaggaagaggaagagacaggaagaggagacagaaagggcAAAGGTAAAAACAGGCAGCTGAAGCAGAGCAGCAGGGACTGCCGTGTGGAGAAAAGAGAGATCAGGGTTCGGGATCTTGGTCTGGGGTTTGACTCGGATGAGATTGTCCTCTTCAAGTTTTGTGTTGGCTCCTGCCAGTCCTCAAGGACAAACTATGACCTAGCTCTCAAGGCGCTGCTAGAAAATGGATCTCTACCCAGACGCACGGCTCGAAAGGTCAGCAACCACCCCTGCTGCCGCCCCAACCGGTACGAGCCAGTTTCCTTCATGGACGCTCAGACCACATGGAGGACCATCCAGTCGTTATCAGCCGCTAGCTGCATGTGCATGGGCTGA